In Sphingobium sp. Cam5-1, the following proteins share a genomic window:
- a CDS encoding MaoC family dehydratase, whose translation MPGVWFDELEVGMVFDHPIRRTITETDNVLFSCMTHNPALLHLDEEYMKGTPFGQRLVNSAFTLGLMVGISVGDTTLGTAVANLGWDEVRFPNPLFHGDTIHVTSEVIDLRESKSRPEAGIVTFLHKAYNQKDELVASCKRSGLQLKRPAS comes from the coding sequence ATGCCTGGAGTCTGGTTTGACGAGCTTGAAGTCGGCATGGTCTTTGATCATCCCATTCGGCGCACCATCACCGAAACAGACAATGTTCTGTTTTCCTGCATGACCCACAATCCGGCGCTGCTGCACCTGGATGAGGAATATATGAAGGGGACGCCCTTCGGCCAGCGGCTGGTCAATTCGGCCTTCACGCTTGGCCTGATGGTGGGCATTTCGGTTGGGGACACGACGCTGGGCACGGCGGTCGCGAACCTTGGCTGGGATGAGGTGCGTTTCCCGAATCCGCTGTTTCACGGGGACACCATCCACGTCACGAGCGAGGTCATCGATCTGCGCGAGTCAAAGTCGCGGCCTGAAGCCGGGATCGTCACATTTCTTCACAAGGCCTATAATCAGAAGGATGAACTGGTAGCGTCGTGCAAGCGGTCCGGCCTACAGCTCAAAAGGCCTGCGTCATGA
- a CDS encoding MDR family NADP-dependent oxidoreductase yields MPDFIPPFSTRLTNRQVILARRPAASPVAADFARKDVSIASPDEGQFLVRNLYLAADPVQRGWAANEALTPLGQPMRALAVGVVVESRDDGIRSGDVVYGFFGWQDYKVATRGDLLSHIPHPRAPLSAYAGVLGMPGVTAWLALQDIAPPYEGAAMLVSTAAGTVGSVVGQIGQRAGAFVVGLTGSDEKVESCVRDYGYDVAYNYKSVDLAATLAEARPGGFNIYFDNTGGPILDTAIRAMARHGRIVHCGTAATPSWTPPPTGLRNEREILMRALLCGGFVIFDHVARFPEAVEKLSDMVLNGDLKFHDHVEPGIDRVSGALEALFADSNAPKTLVYIGED; encoded by the coding sequence GTGCCGGACTTCATTCCTCCGTTCAGCACCCGCCTGACGAACCGGCAGGTCATCCTTGCACGCCGTCCGGCGGCCAGCCCCGTCGCAGCCGATTTCGCCCGCAAAGACGTCAGCATTGCATCGCCCGACGAGGGCCAGTTTCTGGTACGCAACCTCTATCTTGCGGCGGACCCGGTACAGCGCGGTTGGGCGGCCAATGAGGCCCTTACACCACTAGGTCAGCCGATGCGCGCGCTGGCGGTCGGTGTGGTCGTGGAAAGCCGCGATGATGGCATCCGATCAGGCGATGTAGTCTACGGCTTCTTCGGTTGGCAGGATTATAAGGTCGCGACACGCGGCGACCTGTTGTCGCACATCCCCCATCCGCGCGCGCCGCTTTCCGCCTATGCCGGGGTACTTGGCATGCCCGGCGTGACGGCATGGCTCGCACTTCAAGACATCGCGCCTCCCTATGAGGGCGCGGCCATGCTTGTATCAACGGCGGCAGGTACGGTCGGCAGTGTCGTGGGCCAGATCGGACAGCGCGCGGGCGCGTTCGTCGTCGGCCTGACTGGCAGCGATGAGAAGGTGGAAAGCTGCGTTCGCGACTATGGCTATGACGTCGCCTATAATTACAAGTCCGTCGATCTGGCGGCTACCCTTGCGGAGGCTCGCCCCGGCGGCTTCAACATATATTTCGACAATACCGGCGGCCCGATCCTGGATACGGCGATCCGCGCGATGGCCAGGCACGGACGTATCGTGCATTGCGGCACCGCCGCCACGCCCAGCTGGACCCCCCCGCCGACCGGCCTTCGCAACGAGCGCGAGATATTGATGCGCGCGCTTCTTTGCGGCGGCTTCGTCATCTTCGATCATGTCGCCCGCTTTCCCGAAGCCGTGGAAAAGCTGAGCGACATGGTACTGAACGGCGACCTGAAGTTTCACGACCATGTCGAACCCGGTATCGATCGGGTCAGTGGGGCCTTGGAGGCGCTTTTTGCGGATAGCAACGCGCCCAAGACGCTGGTCTATATTGGCGAGGATTAG
- a CDS encoding acetyl-CoA acetyltransferase yields MATGIKDKVALLGMGCSKFGERWDMGSADLMKEAFEEALADAGIERNQIEAAWFGCWGDSVNVGNSSIPAAMALRLEGIPVSRVENMCATGTEALRGATYAVASGAVDIALAIGSEKLKDTGFGGLPPAFKGTFNDMWMPLGSAPAGFAQLAPYYRAKYGTSKEDLKRAISHVSWKSHQNGVHSPKAHFQKAVPMETIMNAPMISDPLGLFDCSGVSDGAACAIVTTPEIARALGKTDLVTIKALQLSTSSGRETQTNEWDGSYVATTRNAAARAYKEAGITDPKRQVNLSEVHDCFSITELVTMEDLGFSDDGRAVFDILDGRYDRDGAMPCQIDGGLKCFGHPIGASGLRMAYEVYSQLLGRAGERQLASPSIGLTHNLGGVPYQGIAAISILGLA; encoded by the coding sequence ATGGCGACGGGTATCAAGGACAAGGTGGCCCTTCTGGGCATGGGCTGCTCCAAATTCGGCGAACGATGGGACATGGGGTCGGCCGACCTGATGAAGGAGGCGTTTGAGGAAGCGCTCGCCGACGCGGGGATCGAGCGTAACCAGATCGAAGCGGCATGGTTCGGTTGCTGGGGCGATAGCGTCAATGTCGGCAACAGCTCCATTCCCGCCGCGATGGCGCTGCGGCTTGAAGGCATTCCAGTGAGCCGCGTCGAAAATATGTGCGCGACCGGAACAGAAGCGCTGCGCGGAGCCACTTATGCTGTGGCGTCGGGCGCCGTGGATATTGCGCTGGCGATCGGGTCGGAAAAGCTGAAGGACACGGGCTTTGGCGGCCTGCCTCCAGCTTTCAAGGGTACGTTTAACGACATGTGGATGCCGTTGGGCTCCGCGCCCGCTGGCTTTGCTCAGCTCGCGCCCTATTACCGGGCGAAATATGGCACCAGCAAGGAAGACTTGAAGCGCGCCATCAGCCATGTGTCGTGGAAAAGCCACCAGAATGGCGTGCACAGCCCCAAGGCGCATTTCCAGAAGGCGGTGCCGATGGAAACCATCATGAACGCGCCGATGATTTCCGATCCGCTGGGCCTGTTCGACTGTTCGGGCGTGTCGGATGGCGCGGCCTGCGCGATCGTGACCACGCCGGAAATCGCGCGGGCGCTGGGCAAGACGGACCTGGTGACGATCAAGGCGCTGCAATTGTCGACCAGTTCCGGCCGCGAGACGCAGACCAATGAGTGGGATGGCAGCTATGTCGCCACCACCCGCAACGCGGCGGCGCGGGCATATAAGGAAGCAGGGATCACCGATCCCAAGCGCCAGGTGAACCTCAGCGAAGTGCATGACTGTTTCTCCATCACCGAACTGGTGACGATGGAAGACCTTGGCTTTTCCGACGATGGTCGGGCAGTTTTCGACATATTGGACGGGCGCTACGACCGCGATGGGGCGATGCCCTGCCAGATCGACGGCGGTCTCAAATGTTTCGGGCACCCGATCGGCGCTTCGGGCCTGCGCATGGCCTATGAGGTCTACAGCCAATTGCTGGGCCGGGCAGGGGAGCGGCAGCTTGCCAGCCCGTCCATCGGACTGACCCACAATCTGGGCGGTGTTCCCTATCAGGGCATCGCCGCCATCTCTATCCTGGGACTTGCGTGA
- a CDS encoding MarR family winged helix-turn-helix transcriptional regulator gives MTNTLKAAAPKKKTPKRPSAQQFTFGYLVHDVSRIRRTVMDLLMRPYGITRSQWSVLSTLSRAGNDGMMQVDLARLMEVGKVTVGGLIDRLEASGHVERRADANDRRAKRVFITEKGFDVIGLMIELAATMNRRILEGVSDADRGVCEDVLLQVKQNLKDVLREQGGSSLIEGED, from the coding sequence ATGACGAACACGCTGAAAGCGGCCGCGCCAAAAAAGAAGACGCCGAAACGGCCCTCCGCGCAACAGTTCACGTTCGGCTATCTGGTGCATGACGTATCGCGTATCCGGCGCACCGTGATGGATCTGCTGATGCGGCCTTACGGGATCACCCGATCGCAATGGTCGGTGCTGAGCACCCTGTCGCGGGCAGGCAATGACGGGATGATGCAGGTCGATCTCGCCCGGCTGATGGAAGTGGGCAAGGTGACCGTTGGCGGGCTGATCGATCGGCTTGAAGCCTCGGGCCATGTCGAACGCAGGGCAGACGCCAACGACCGCCGGGCCAAGCGTGTGTTCATCACGGAAAAGGGGTTCGACGTGATCGGCCTCATGATCGAACTGGCCGCGACGATGAACCGCCGCATCCTGGAAGGCGTATCGGACGCCGACCGGGGAGTGTGCGAGGATGTGCTGTTGCAGGTGAAACAGAATTTGAAGGACGTCCTGCGCGAACAGGGTGGTTCGAGCCTGATCGAGGGCGAAGACTGA
- a CDS encoding YciI family protein, with product MFFIVLAADKPGALPLRLEHRQRHLDYWLEQGAAVKVAGAMLDGDKPDASPQGSSFLLEAEDEAAVRALLAGDPFTKEGVFTGDFVVQPVRPAIGEWRRD from the coding sequence ATGTTTTTTATCGTTCTGGCCGCCGATAAGCCGGGCGCTCTACCCCTTCGGCTGGAGCATCGGCAGCGCCATCTGGATTATTGGCTGGAACAGGGTGCTGCGGTGAAAGTCGCTGGTGCGATGCTGGATGGAGACAAGCCGGACGCAAGTCCCCAAGGCAGCTCTTTCCTTTTGGAGGCCGAAGATGAGGCCGCAGTCCGCGCGCTGCTCGCGGGCGACCCGTTCACCAAGGAAGGCGTGTTCACGGGCGATTTCGTCGTTCAGCCGGTGCGGCCTGCCATAGGCGAGTGGCGGCGCGACTGA
- a CDS encoding HpcH/HpaI aldolase/citrate lyase family protein, giving the protein MTLPIRSFLFIPGDSEKKLGKVDGVSADAFILDLEDAVAMARKPVAREMVPAFIKERPRAARKSQLWVRVNPLDTPWTLEDLAAIVPVAPDGIMLPKVNGPEDVAQVSHYLSALEAASGVEQGSIRILPVATETAVSPFRLGDYAAAGLDRLYGLTWGAEDLSSAIGASGNTDAHGEWTHTYKMVRSLCLLGAHAAGGEAVDTLYVDFRDPEGLRASCKAARAEGFSGRVAIHPAQVDIINESFSPSADEVDFARRVVDLFAANPDSGTLGLDGKMLDIPHLKQAERTLAMHEARRG; this is encoded by the coding sequence ATGACCCTGCCGATCCGATCCTTCCTCTTCATCCCCGGCGACAGCGAGAAGAAGCTGGGCAAGGTTGATGGCGTCTCTGCCGATGCCTTCATCCTGGACCTGGAAGACGCCGTCGCCATGGCGCGCAAGCCAGTGGCGCGGGAGATGGTTCCGGCCTTTATCAAGGAACGTCCACGCGCTGCACGAAAGTCGCAGCTATGGGTGCGCGTCAATCCGCTGGACACCCCCTGGACTCTGGAAGACTTGGCCGCGATCGTACCAGTCGCGCCCGATGGCATCATGCTGCCCAAGGTCAACGGTCCGGAGGATGTGGCGCAGGTCAGCCATTATCTGAGCGCGCTGGAAGCGGCATCCGGTGTCGAGCAGGGTTCGATCCGCATCCTGCCGGTGGCGACCGAAACCGCAGTCTCCCCCTTCCGGCTGGGCGATTATGCGGCGGCGGGTCTCGACCGGCTGTACGGGCTGACATGGGGCGCGGAAGATCTGAGTTCAGCTATCGGCGCGAGCGGTAACACCGATGCGCACGGCGAATGGACGCATACCTACAAAATGGTGCGTTCGCTGTGCCTGCTCGGCGCGCATGCCGCAGGCGGCGAAGCGGTGGACACGCTCTACGTCGATTTTCGTGATCCCGAAGGTCTGCGCGCCTCATGCAAGGCCGCGCGGGCGGAAGGCTTTTCCGGCCGCGTGGCGATACACCCGGCGCAGGTGGACATCATCAACGAAAGCTTCTCGCCATCCGCCGATGAGGTGGATTTCGCCCGGCGGGTGGTGGACCTGTTCGCCGCCAACCCGGATTCCGGGACATTAGGACTGGACGGCAAGATGTTGGATATCCCTCACCTCAAACAGGCGGAAAGAACATTGGCAATGCACGAGGCGCGCCGTGGTTGA
- a CDS encoding 3-oxoacyl-[acyl-carrier-protein] synthase III C-terminal domain-containing protein: MTQLGISRYGAYVPRLRLDRSLIAEAHGWMAPGLRGQAKGSRAFTSWDEDAITMGVEAARDALADTSLDSVKAVRLASTSLPYADLQNAAIMARAIGAPASVATSDAAGSQRAGTSALLQALKGAEPTLVVASDNPFAKPASAQEMSFGAGAAAFVISDRDVVARLIGSASLTEVFVDHFRSANAQSDYGWEERWVRDEGYAKIVPQAVRAALDQAQLSIGDIQHFVMPSYLKGAADMVAKKLKFGGAVAGALDDGVGYAGAAHALLMFSATLEKAQPGDRILLVGFGQGADVLIFQATEAIASVRPARGVVGSIADGLRTDSYLRMLSFYGGIENEWGMRSEKSAKTALTEQYRSADQLEGFNAGKCGNCGAVQFPQMQYCVQCHAPGEQFTDVPLRNKTAEVLTSTADWLSYHPSPPLWVGFVKFDNGARVLMEMVDIGPDGIDTGDQVRMVFRIKEKDRQRGYNRYFWKSTPLSAA; the protein is encoded by the coding sequence ATGACTCAACTCGGCATTTCGCGCTACGGCGCCTATGTTCCCCGGCTTCGGCTGGATCGTTCCTTGATAGCGGAAGCGCATGGTTGGATGGCGCCCGGCCTGCGTGGGCAGGCGAAAGGCAGCAGGGCGTTCACCAGTTGGGATGAAGACGCCATCACCATGGGCGTCGAAGCTGCCCGCGATGCTTTGGCTGACACCAGTCTGGATAGCGTCAAGGCCGTACGGCTGGCATCGACCAGCCTGCCTTATGCCGACCTTCAAAATGCAGCGATCATGGCGCGGGCGATCGGCGCTCCGGCAAGCGTCGCTACGTCGGACGCCGCTGGGTCGCAGCGGGCGGGGACCTCTGCCCTGCTACAAGCGCTCAAGGGCGCGGAGCCGACTCTTGTGGTGGCATCCGACAATCCGTTCGCAAAGCCTGCCAGTGCGCAGGAAATGAGCTTTGGCGCGGGGGCGGCCGCCTTTGTGATCTCAGACCGTGACGTGGTGGCGCGGCTGATCGGATCAGCGTCTCTCACCGAAGTTTTCGTCGATCATTTCCGGTCGGCGAACGCCCAGAGCGATTATGGCTGGGAAGAAAGGTGGGTCCGCGACGAAGGTTATGCGAAGATCGTGCCGCAGGCTGTCAGGGCGGCGCTGGATCAGGCGCAGCTCTCCATTGGCGATATTCAGCATTTCGTCATGCCCTCCTATCTGAAGGGTGCGGCGGATATGGTGGCCAAGAAGCTGAAGTTTGGAGGCGCTGTAGCCGGAGCCTTGGACGATGGCGTAGGCTATGCGGGTGCGGCCCATGCGCTGCTGATGTTCTCGGCGACGCTGGAAAAGGCGCAGCCGGGCGATCGGATCTTGCTGGTCGGTTTCGGTCAGGGTGCCGATGTCCTGATATTCCAGGCGACAGAGGCAATCGCATCCGTCCGCCCCGCGCGGGGCGTCGTCGGCTCTATCGCGGATGGCTTGCGAACGGACAGCTACCTGCGGATGCTGTCATTCTATGGCGGGATCGAAAATGAATGGGGCATGCGTTCGGAGAAGAGCGCCAAAACGGCTCTGACCGAGCAGTATCGCTCCGCAGACCAGCTCGAAGGTTTCAACGCTGGAAAGTGCGGCAATTGCGGTGCAGTTCAGTTCCCTCAGATGCAATATTGCGTGCAATGTCACGCCCCGGGGGAGCAGTTCACTGACGTTCCCTTGCGGAACAAGACTGCGGAAGTCCTGACGTCAACCGCTGACTGGCTGTCCTATCATCCTTCACCACCACTGTGGGTTGGCTTCGTCAAGTTCGACAATGGCGCGCGCGTCCTGATGGAGATGGTGGATATCGGCCCGGATGGGATCGACACCGGGGATCAGGTTCGCATGGTCTTCCGCATCAAGGAGAAGGACCGCCAGCGGGGATATAACCGCTACTTCTGGAAATCGACGCCGCTGAGCGCGGCCTGA
- a CDS encoding electron transfer flavoprotein subunit alpha/FixB family protein — protein sequence MKTLVWVEHEGGAVKDATLSAVTAAAKLGEVHLLVAGAGVGGVGEAAAKIAGVGKVHVADDAAFGHALAENVAPLVVELMASHDAFVAPATSNGKNIAPRVAALLDVMQISDILSVESEDTFTRPIYAGNAIATVKSKDVKKVITVRGTAFEKAAREGGSGAVEAVASTGDKGLSSFVGAEIAKQERPELTSAKIIVSGGRALKDGETFEQVIFPLADKLGAAVGASRAAVDAGYVPNDYQVGQTGKIVAPEVYIAVGISGAIQHLAGMKDSKTIIAINKDEDAPIFQVADIGLVGDLFKVVPELNQKL from the coding sequence ATGAAGACTCTGGTATGGGTTGAACATGAGGGCGGCGCCGTCAAGGACGCGACCCTTTCCGCCGTCACCGCCGCTGCGAAGCTGGGTGAAGTGCATCTGCTGGTCGCTGGCGCTGGCGTCGGTGGCGTGGGTGAGGCTGCTGCGAAGATCGCTGGCGTGGGCAAGGTCCATGTCGCTGATGACGCGGCATTCGGCCATGCGTTGGCAGAAAATGTCGCGCCGCTGGTCGTTGAACTGATGGCCAGCCATGACGCGTTCGTCGCGCCTGCCACCAGCAACGGCAAGAATATCGCGCCGCGCGTCGCGGCTCTGCTGGACGTCATGCAGATCAGCGACATCCTGTCGGTCGAGAGCGAAGATACCTTCACGCGTCCGATTTATGCGGGCAACGCGATCGCGACGGTCAAGTCCAAGGACGTGAAGAAGGTCATCACCGTTCGCGGCACTGCTTTTGAGAAGGCGGCGCGCGAGGGTGGTTCGGGCGCGGTGGAAGCCGTGGCCTCGACGGGTGACAAGGGTCTGTCGAGCTTCGTCGGCGCCGAGATCGCCAAGCAGGAGCGTCCGGAGCTGACGTCTGCCAAGATCATCGTGTCGGGTGGCCGTGCGCTGAAGGATGGCGAGACGTTCGAGCAGGTGATCTTCCCGCTGGCCGACAAGCTGGGCGCGGCGGTGGGTGCTTCGCGCGCTGCTGTTGATGCGGGTTATGTGCCGAACGACTATCAGGTCGGGCAGACCGGCAAGATCGTGGCGCCGGAAGTCTATATCGCCGTGGGTATTTCCGGCGCGATCCAGCATCTGGCGGGGATGAAGGATTCAAAGACCATCATCGCCATCAACAAGGACGAGGATGCGCCGATCTTCCAGGTCGCGGACATCGGCTTGGTCGGCGACCTGTTCAAGGTGGTGCCGGAGTTGAACCAGAAGCTCTAA
- a CDS encoding electron transfer flavoprotein subunit beta/FixA family protein, translating to MKILVPVKRVIDYNVKPRVKADGTGVDLANVKMSMNPFDEIAVEEAIRLKEKGVATEVVAVSIGVAKAQETLRTALAMGADRAILIQTDDEVEPLGVAKLLAKVQEEEQAGLIILGKQAIDDDSNQTGQMLAALLNLPQGTFASKVEVEGDKVSVTREVDGGLETVKLNTPAIITTDLRLNEPRYASLPNIMKAKSKPLANKTPADYGVDISSRLETLKVTEPAKRSAGVKVADVDELVAKLKALGVAA from the coding sequence ATGAAGATTCTTGTGCCCGTGAAGCGGGTCATTGACTATAATGTGAAGCCGCGTGTGAAGGCGGATGGGACGGGCGTCGATCTGGCGAACGTCAAGATGAGCATGAACCCGTTCGACGAGATCGCGGTCGAGGAAGCCATTCGCCTGAAGGAAAAGGGCGTGGCGACCGAGGTCGTCGCCGTGTCGATCGGCGTCGCCAAGGCGCAGGAAACGCTGCGCACGGCGCTGGCCATGGGTGCGGACCGCGCGATCCTGATCCAGACGGATGACGAAGTCGAACCGCTGGGCGTCGCCAAGCTGCTCGCCAAAGTGCAGGAAGAAGAGCAGGCTGGCCTGATCATCCTGGGCAAGCAGGCGATCGACGACGACAGCAACCAGACCGGCCAGATGCTGGCGGCGCTACTGAACCTGCCGCAGGGCACCTTTGCCTCGAAGGTCGAGGTTGAGGGCGACAAGGTCAGCGTGACCCGTGAAGTCGATGGCGGCCTGGAGACGGTGAAGCTGAACACGCCTGCCATCATCACCACCGACCTGCGTTTGAACGAGCCGCGCTATGCTTCGCTGCCCAACATCATGAAGGCGAAGAGCAAGCCGCTCGCGAACAAGACGCCCGCCGATTATGGCGTCGATATCTCGTCGCGTCTGGAGACGCTGAAGGTCACCGAGCCCGCCAAGCGTTCGGCTGGCGTCAAGGTTGCCGACGTCGATGAACTGGTCGCGAAGCTCAAGGCTCTGGGAGTTGCAGCATGA
- a CDS encoding acyl-CoA dehydrogenase family protein, with translation MVDVQHSSEGGRGIFSAEHEQFRETVARFVDEELVPNHHQWEKDEVVPREIWKRAGEVGILCPNIPEEYGGFGADWLYNVVVIEELAKKGITGPGFMVHSEMVAPYILTAGSEELKREVLPRMVAGEYIGALGLTEPGAGSDVKEVRTRAVREGDDYVLNGQKVYISNGQLADIMVCACKTDPAAGAKGVSLIAIDTHQAGFKRGRNLEKIGLKAQDTSEIFLEDARAESWRLLGREGGGFGIMMGKLAQERLTQAVRSICVAEAALEWTVAYTAERKMFGQTLADFQNTQFVLAELSAEILSARTFTDWCIRRFLAGELTGVEAAKVKLVVTNLHVKVVDQCLQFFGGYGYMTEYPIARAYIDARIVRIAGGAAEVMKQIIGRDLFGK, from the coding sequence GTGGTTGACGTGCAGCACAGCAGCGAAGGCGGACGCGGTATCTTTTCCGCCGAGCATGAACAGTTTCGCGAAACGGTCGCCCGGTTCGTGGATGAGGAACTGGTTCCCAACCATCATCAGTGGGAAAAGGACGAAGTCGTCCCCCGCGAGATATGGAAGCGGGCGGGCGAGGTGGGCATCCTTTGCCCCAACATCCCTGAGGAATATGGCGGCTTTGGCGCCGACTGGCTCTACAATGTCGTCGTCATTGAGGAGCTGGCGAAGAAGGGGATCACCGGCCCCGGCTTCATGGTGCATTCGGAAATGGTCGCGCCCTATATACTGACGGCAGGCAGCGAGGAGCTGAAGCGCGAGGTTCTGCCCCGCATGGTCGCGGGCGAATATATCGGCGCGCTTGGATTGACCGAGCCGGGTGCTGGTTCAGACGTAAAGGAAGTCCGCACCCGCGCCGTGCGTGAGGGCGATGATTATGTGCTGAACGGGCAAAAGGTCTATATTTCCAACGGCCAGCTCGCCGACATAATGGTCTGTGCCTGCAAGACCGATCCGGCGGCGGGCGCCAAGGGCGTCAGCCTGATCGCGATCGACACGCACCAAGCGGGTTTCAAGCGTGGCCGCAATCTTGAGAAGATCGGCCTAAAAGCCCAGGATACGTCGGAAATTTTCCTGGAGGACGCCCGCGCGGAATCCTGGCGGCTTCTGGGCCGCGAGGGCGGGGGCTTCGGGATCATGATGGGCAAGCTGGCGCAGGAAAGGCTGACGCAGGCGGTGCGCAGCATCTGCGTCGCGGAGGCCGCACTGGAATGGACCGTCGCCTACACCGCCGAACGCAAGATGTTTGGCCAGACTCTGGCGGATTTTCAGAACACGCAATTCGTGCTCGCCGAACTGTCGGCCGAAATCCTGTCCGCCCGGACCTTCACCGATTGGTGCATCAGGCGCTTCCTTGCAGGAGAGTTGACCGGCGTCGAAGCGGCGAAGGTGAAGCTGGTGGTCACCAATCTGCATGTGAAGGTCGTCGACCAGTGTCTGCAATTTTTCGGCGGCTATGGCTATATGACCGAATATCCGATCGCGCGGGCTTATATCGACGCCCGCATTGTACGCATCGCGGGCGGCGCGGCGGAGGTGATGAAGCAGATTATCGGCCGCGACCTGTTCGGCAAATGA
- a CDS encoding AMP-binding protein translates to MSALSYVRGRTDPPLLDLTIGQALAHAAIRWGDRDALVSVEQNIRWTYDDLLALSDKLAAGLLELGLQPGDRIGIWSPNCAEWALTQFAAVRAGLILVTINPAYRLSEVEYTINNVGLRALVAAERFKTSAYADMIETLAPELPGCVPGQLEAKRLPTLKAAILISEQPRPGWLRFDDLLSSAPSLDHLRSIEPQIRAEDAVNIQFTSGTTGLPKGATLSHRGILNNGYFVGSAMGLIPGDRICIPVPLYHCFGMVMGNLAAITHGSAMIYPSSAFDPAAVLRTVAEERCTALYGVPTMFIAVLARLETDATDTSSLRTGCMAGALCPEPLMRDVVDRLNMRNVTIAYGMTETSPVSFQTVPGDSIERRTTTIGQVQPHLECKIVDADGVIVPRGTPGELCTKGYSVMMGYWNDPVQTMAAIDSDGWMHSGDLAVLDEAGYGSIVGRIKDMIIRGGENIYPREIEDFLRMHPAVEDVSVVGVPDDHMGEEVCAWITLRADEKLTEDEVRAFCVNQISHYKIPRFIRIVDAFPTTVTGKVQKYLIRQAMVEEFEGQS, encoded by the coding sequence GTGAGCGCTCTCAGCTACGTCCGGGGTAGAACGGACCCCCCGCTTCTGGATTTGACGATAGGACAGGCTCTGGCGCACGCTGCCATTCGGTGGGGTGATCGCGATGCTTTGGTTTCGGTGGAACAGAATATCCGCTGGACCTATGATGATCTACTTGCTCTTTCCGATAAGCTGGCTGCCGGACTGTTGGAGCTCGGCCTGCAGCCGGGGGATCGCATCGGCATCTGGTCGCCTAACTGCGCGGAATGGGCCTTGACGCAGTTCGCAGCCGTCCGCGCAGGCTTGATCCTGGTAACGATAAACCCCGCCTATCGATTGTCGGAAGTCGAATATACGATCAACAACGTCGGATTGCGCGCGCTGGTGGCAGCCGAACGATTCAAGACCAGTGCCTATGCCGACATGATCGAGACGCTGGCTCCGGAGCTGCCCGGCTGCGTACCGGGGCAGTTGGAAGCAAAGCGGCTGCCGACGCTCAAAGCGGCCATCCTTATCAGTGAACAGCCGCGTCCGGGCTGGCTGCGCTTTGACGACCTGCTATCGTCGGCTCCGTCTCTGGATCATCTGCGTTCGATTGAGCCGCAAATTCGGGCGGAGGACGCAGTGAACATTCAGTTCACCAGCGGCACTACAGGTTTGCCGAAAGGCGCTACGCTCAGCCATCGCGGCATCCTTAACAATGGCTATTTTGTCGGCAGCGCCATGGGCCTGATCCCCGGCGACCGCATTTGCATCCCTGTGCCGCTATACCATTGTTTCGGGATGGTTATGGGAAACCTTGCGGCCATCACGCATGGATCGGCCATGATCTATCCATCGAGCGCGTTCGATCCTGCGGCGGTATTGCGTACGGTGGCGGAGGAGCGCTGTACCGCCCTATATGGCGTTCCGACGATGTTCATTGCGGTTCTGGCACGGCTCGAGACGGATGCGACCGATACGTCCTCATTGCGCACTGGGTGCATGGCCGGGGCGCTTTGTCCGGAGCCATTGATGCGGGACGTTGTGGATCGCCTCAACATGCGAAATGTGACGATCGCCTATGGGATGACGGAGACCAGCCCCGTCAGTTTCCAGACCGTGCCCGGAGATTCGATCGAACGTCGAACCACCACCATCGGCCAAGTTCAACCGCACCTCGAATGCAAGATTGTCGATGCCGACGGCGTGATCGTCCCGCGCGGAACGCCGGGAGAATTATGCACGAAGGGCTATTCCGTCATGATGGGATATTGGAACGATCCTGTGCAGACGATGGCCGCCATCGATTCAGACGGATGGATGCACAGCGGCGATCTGGCCGTGCTGGACGAGGCTGGCTATGGGAGCATCGTAGGCCGGATAAAGGACATGATCATTCGTGGGGGGGAGAATATATATCCCCGTGAGATCGAGGATTTTCTGCGGATGCACCCAGCCGTCGAGGATGTCTCCGTCGTGGGCGTGCCGGACGATCATATGGGGGAGGAAGTCTGTGCGTGGATAACATTACGCGCCGACGAAAAACTGACTGAAGATGAGGTCAGGGCATTTTGTGTGAACCAGATATCCCACTATAAAATACCCCGGTTCATACGGATCGTTGACGCGTTTCCGACCACCGTGACTGGAAAGGTACAGAAGTATCTGATACGTCAGGCGATGGTGGAGGAATTTGAGGGGCAAAGCTAG